In a single window of the Rhodococcus qingshengii JCM 15477 genome:
- a CDS encoding FAD-dependent oxidoreductase, with translation MSIHESQPAIYDVIVVGAGLAGNIAALSAAESGATVLLLEKGAQYGGSSVKSGGGMLFAGTDIQAAAGIEDDNEQLRASILAAGRGKNDPAPVQAYLEHQLDTFEFMRGHGIDFTLTITGTDVVSRMHAAPQGYATKVMHEKFVALDHTHYWPSSTARRLVQAAEGRVTGVVLERDGQEIVLHAAAVILTSGGFARSRELLETFAPQWADATKMGGVDNTGDGLRMAWALGADVADMGYVEASFGASIKNYPDLSEDPNEEPRLLYPNSQGAIIVNLDGKRFVDENLNYKTISSICVRQPAGIGFQVFDDWMMNRSQVAPTPADFKSALADGYVIVADTVEDLAEKLQIDPYMLRATINAYNGFVDEGVDPEFGRSLSDYGVARGGHLDTAPYYAFPCRSGLTTTFCGVRVDEQLNVVDVFGKPIPGLFAAGEVVGGFHGATYLSGTGLGKAGVFGRAAGLSSVAQLPRS, from the coding sequence ATGAGTATCCACGAATCGCAGCCCGCCATATACGACGTCATCGTCGTCGGAGCCGGCCTGGCGGGGAACATCGCAGCACTGTCCGCCGCCGAGAGCGGCGCCACGGTTCTGCTACTGGAGAAGGGCGCGCAATACGGCGGCTCATCGGTGAAATCCGGTGGCGGAATGCTGTTCGCCGGCACCGACATTCAGGCGGCCGCCGGCATCGAGGACGACAACGAGCAGTTGCGCGCGTCGATCCTCGCCGCCGGACGGGGCAAGAACGATCCGGCACCCGTCCAGGCCTACCTCGAGCACCAGCTCGATACCTTCGAGTTCATGCGAGGTCACGGAATCGACTTCACTTTGACGATCACCGGCACCGACGTGGTCTCGCGCATGCACGCGGCACCTCAGGGTTACGCGACGAAGGTCATGCACGAGAAGTTCGTGGCGCTCGACCACACCCACTACTGGCCATCCAGCACTGCTCGGCGGCTCGTCCAGGCTGCGGAGGGTCGCGTCACCGGCGTCGTCCTCGAGCGCGACGGGCAGGAGATCGTGCTGCACGCCGCCGCCGTGATCCTGACGAGCGGGGGCTTCGCCCGCAGCCGTGAGCTGCTGGAAACCTTCGCCCCACAGTGGGCTGACGCTACCAAGATGGGCGGTGTCGACAATACCGGTGACGGGCTGCGCATGGCGTGGGCACTGGGCGCCGACGTCGCCGACATGGGCTACGTCGAGGCTTCCTTCGGCGCCTCGATCAAGAACTACCCGGACCTGTCGGAAGACCCGAACGAGGAGCCCCGCCTGCTGTACCCGAACTCGCAGGGTGCCATCATCGTCAACCTCGACGGCAAACGTTTCGTCGACGAGAACCTCAACTACAAGACCATCAGCTCGATCTGCGTCCGTCAGCCGGCGGGAATCGGCTTCCAGGTGTTCGACGACTGGATGATGAATCGTTCTCAGGTCGCCCCGACGCCGGCGGACTTCAAATCGGCTCTGGCCGACGGGTATGTCATCGTCGCCGACACGGTCGAGGATCTCGCCGAGAAACTGCAGATCGATCCGTATATGTTGCGGGCCACGATCAATGCCTACAACGGCTTCGTCGACGAGGGCGTCGATCCCGAGTTCGGACGATCGCTGAGCGACTACGGCGTCGCGCGCGGCGGCCACCTCGACACAGCGCCCTACTATGCATTCCCCTGCCGCTCGGGTCTGACCACGACCTTCTGTGGTGTCCGGGTCGACGAGCAACTGAACGTCGTCGACGTGTTCGGCAAGCCGATCCCGGGGCTCTTCGCGGCCGGCGAGGTCGTCGGCGGCTTTCACGGCGCGACGTATCTCAGCGGCACCGGGCTCGGCAAGGCCGGTGTCTTCGGCCGGGCCGCCGGCCTGTCCAGCGTCGCGCAACTTCCACGCTCATAG
- a CDS encoding alpha/beta fold hydrolase, translating to MTLTPAWFQRALAQHAIVHTLDVDGVAVTCRSWGEPGAPGVVLVHGGAAHARWWDHIAPLLATTRHVVALDLSGHGDSGRRETYSLEAWADEVMAVARDSFDAPPVVIGHSMGGMVTLAAATWHGADLAGAIIIDTPIHEATPEEAAARDKVAFGPQKVYVTREEVVARFRVIPGQDTEPYIFDHIAEHSVRQVGGGWAWKFDPAIFAHEPLRPCELSRLQCSVALLRPEQGLVDTAMGEMISERLNGAARVIDIPAAEHHVMLDQPIALVTGLRVLLACDVSAE from the coding sequence GTGACACTCACTCCAGCATGGTTCCAGCGGGCTCTGGCGCAGCACGCCATTGTCCACACGCTCGATGTGGACGGGGTCGCGGTGACCTGCCGATCGTGGGGTGAGCCCGGGGCGCCCGGTGTGGTGCTGGTGCACGGCGGCGCGGCGCACGCTCGGTGGTGGGACCACATCGCGCCGCTGCTCGCGACCACGCGCCACGTCGTCGCGCTGGATCTGAGCGGTCACGGCGACAGTGGTCGCCGGGAAACGTATTCGCTCGAGGCATGGGCGGACGAGGTCATGGCAGTCGCTCGGGACTCCTTCGACGCACCGCCCGTCGTGATCGGGCACAGCATGGGCGGCATGGTGACCCTCGCCGCCGCGACGTGGCACGGGGCCGACCTGGCGGGCGCGATCATCATCGACACACCGATCCACGAGGCGACACCCGAGGAAGCTGCGGCACGGGACAAAGTCGCGTTCGGACCACAGAAGGTCTACGTGACGCGTGAAGAGGTCGTGGCACGGTTCCGCGTGATCCCCGGCCAGGACACCGAGCCGTACATCTTCGACCACATCGCCGAGCACTCTGTCCGTCAGGTCGGCGGTGGCTGGGCATGGAAGTTCGATCCCGCGATCTTCGCCCACGAGCCTCTGCGTCCCTGTGAGCTGTCACGGCTCCAATGCAGCGTTGCACTTCTCCGGCCGGAGCAGGGCCTGGTGGACACCGCGATGGGCGAGATGATTTCCGAGCGACTGAACGGCGCGGCTCGGGTCATCGATATCCCTGCTGCGGAGCACCACGTCATGCTCGACCAACCGATTGCCCTGGTCACTGGGCTGCGGGTACTGCTTGCTTGTGACGTTTCCGCCGAGTGA
- a CDS encoding non-heme iron oxygenase ferredoxin subunit: MEDTQTMKRQLACAVDDLTPGESMTLDGGQIALHRAEDGTFFATADSCSHEKWSLGSEGEIEGSELVCPLHMARFDLASGKPLCLPATIALATYRVEIDDDQVYVVS; encoded by the coding sequence ATGGAAGATACACAGACGATGAAGCGCCAGTTAGCCTGCGCTGTAGATGATCTCACGCCGGGTGAGTCCATGACCCTCGACGGTGGACAGATCGCCCTGCACCGGGCCGAGGATGGGACGTTCTTCGCCACGGCCGACAGTTGCTCCCACGAGAAATGGTCGCTCGGCAGTGAGGGTGAGATCGAGGGCAGTGAGCTCGTCTGTCCGCTGCACATGGCGCGCTTCGATCTGGCCAGCGGCAAGCCGTTGTGTCTGCCGGCGACCATCGCGCTTGCGACCTATCGGGTCGAAATCGACGACGACCAAGTTTACGTCGTCTCCTGA
- a CDS encoding FAD-dependent monooxygenase, which yields MNEFDVVVVGAGPVGFTLAIDLGRRGVRTLLVEKDPTTKEWPKMDRSNARTMEFYRRLGIADEVRAAGYPADGSMDVFIVTRLSDPPLVKLEYPSVAEHRATIAATTDASEPLEPYQLVAQNDLEPVLKRVAESTPNVTVRFGYNLVDFIQDDEGVTVTLEDLAGARETVRTGYLSGCDGGISTIRKKLGIKLEGQGSIRQLRQVTFRSDELYDKIPIGKGRHYYVADAEGSAFVVQGSRKDFTLNIAIDVDADLAQAVRDRVGFDFDFTIRNSTNWKLHLLLAERYRDERVLLAGDAVHLVIPTGGLGMNTGVGDAIDLAWKLAGTVQGWGGPGLLDSYETERRKVGARNVQASGWAAQGMSLWRDLVTPEITEDTPAGATLRSEVGAAANIHHRRVHEMIGVEWGYSYAGSDLIAHEDDNITDWDTTTYTAHTRPGVRVPHIWLQDGRAMQDALGQDYTFIDLTGSADTTAVEADFARLGAPLEVLRIDDPNVRAAYDCSLLLVRPDLHVFWRGDVLPEDVDHWAEQAVGHLTQAERDAMAQETT from the coding sequence GTGAATGAGTTCGATGTCGTCGTCGTAGGAGCAGGACCGGTCGGGTTCACCCTGGCCATCGACCTCGGCAGGCGCGGAGTCCGAACGCTGCTGGTCGAGAAGGATCCGACAACCAAGGAGTGGCCCAAGATGGACCGCTCCAACGCACGCACGATGGAGTTCTACCGACGTCTCGGCATCGCCGACGAAGTTCGTGCGGCAGGCTACCCTGCCGATGGCTCGATGGATGTCTTCATCGTGACCCGGTTGTCGGACCCGCCCCTGGTCAAGCTCGAATATCCCAGCGTCGCCGAGCACCGCGCCACAATCGCCGCAACGACCGACGCCTCCGAACCGCTCGAGCCATACCAACTCGTCGCACAGAACGACCTCGAACCTGTGCTCAAGCGGGTCGCCGAGAGCACCCCGAACGTCACGGTGCGCTTCGGCTACAACCTCGTCGACTTCATCCAGGACGACGAAGGCGTGACCGTGACCCTCGAAGACCTCGCGGGAGCCCGGGAGACGGTTCGCACCGGATATCTCTCCGGCTGTGACGGCGGCATCAGCACAATCCGCAAAAAACTCGGCATCAAACTCGAAGGGCAAGGCAGTATCCGCCAGCTGCGTCAGGTCACGTTCCGTTCCGATGAGCTCTACGACAAGATCCCAATTGGCAAGGGACGCCACTACTACGTCGCCGACGCCGAAGGCAGCGCCTTCGTCGTGCAGGGCAGCCGAAAGGACTTCACCCTCAATATCGCGATCGACGTGGACGCCGACCTCGCACAGGCCGTGCGCGACCGTGTGGGTTTCGACTTCGACTTCACGATCCGCAACTCGACGAACTGGAAGCTGCATCTCCTACTGGCCGAGCGATACCGCGACGAACGTGTACTACTGGCCGGCGACGCGGTCCACCTGGTGATCCCCACCGGTGGCTTGGGCATGAACACCGGCGTCGGTGACGCGATCGACCTGGCCTGGAAGCTGGCCGGAACGGTCCAGGGCTGGGGTGGGCCGGGTCTGCTCGACAGCTACGAGACCGAGCGGCGCAAGGTCGGCGCTCGCAACGTCCAGGCCTCCGGATGGGCCGCCCAAGGCATGAGCCTATGGCGTGATCTCGTGACGCCTGAGATTACCGAGGACACCCCCGCTGGCGCGACACTACGGTCGGAGGTGGGTGCCGCGGCGAACATCCACCACCGTCGCGTCCACGAGATGATCGGCGTCGAGTGGGGCTACAGCTATGCCGGCTCGGATTTGATCGCCCATGAGGACGACAACATCACCGACTGGGACACCACGACCTACACGGCGCACACGCGTCCTGGCGTACGTGTCCCGCACATCTGGCTCCAGGACGGCCGTGCCATGCAGGATGCTTTAGGTCAGGACTACACATTCATCGACCTGACCGGTTCGGCCGACACGACAGCCGTCGAGGCGGACTTCGCCAGGCTGGGTGCACCTCTGGAGGTACTTCGAATCGACGACCCGAACGTCCGTGCGGCCTACGATTGCTCGCTGTTGTTAGTGCGGCCCGACCTACACGTGTTCTGGCGCGGCGACGTGCTGCCCGAGGATGTCGACCACTGGGCCGAGCAGGCGGTCGGCCACCTCACCCAAGCTGAGCGCGACGCAATGGCTCAGGAGACGACGTAA
- a CDS encoding NAD(P)/FAD-dependent oxidoreductase gives MSILIIGASVAGIRTAQALRMQGYNDAITVVGEEVHQPYDKPPLSKEMLLPDGPNQPVPLLSSAELEALDVQMHLGTRAVALDVNERVVTTHDGTTFPFDDLVIATGVTPRTLPGADTLTGIHTLRNAEDAVALRVGLATAQDVVVIGAGFIGAEFASAARAYGTRVTIIETQQVPLTRVLGAEVGAELARLHEVNGVTVHTGVQFSHFVGDSHVSGVALEDGRVLPADLVVVGIGATPATEWLASSGLPITNGLECDASLHVRGTDRIFAAGDIARWAHGFYGSDLRIEHWTNANEHAGIIAADVMGTSVPHAQVPYVWSDQYGHRIQIVGRPGDGAVAISHGTVECGLVAVYADEAGIVTGALVVDDPRMLMKCRKAVTKRVAVTDLDLGLTPARPV, from the coding sequence GTGTCCATCTTGATAATCGGCGCGTCCGTGGCGGGAATCCGCACGGCGCAGGCCCTCCGCATGCAGGGTTACAACGACGCCATCACGGTCGTGGGCGAAGAGGTCCACCAGCCCTACGACAAACCTCCGCTGTCCAAGGAGATGTTGCTCCCCGACGGCCCCAATCAGCCCGTTCCGCTGTTGTCGAGCGCCGAGTTGGAGGCTCTCGACGTCCAGATGCATCTCGGCACTCGCGCTGTCGCGCTCGACGTCAATGAACGCGTCGTCACGACCCATGACGGCACGACATTTCCGTTCGACGACTTGGTGATCGCGACCGGCGTCACCCCTCGAACACTGCCGGGGGCCGATACGCTCACCGGGATCCACACGTTGCGTAACGCCGAGGACGCCGTCGCACTGCGGGTCGGCCTGGCGACCGCACAAGACGTTGTTGTCATCGGTGCGGGATTCATCGGTGCCGAGTTCGCTTCGGCTGCACGGGCATACGGCACGCGCGTGACGATTATCGAGACGCAGCAGGTTCCGCTGACACGTGTACTCGGAGCTGAAGTAGGTGCCGAGCTCGCACGCTTGCATGAGGTCAACGGTGTCACCGTCCACACAGGTGTGCAGTTCTCCCATTTCGTCGGAGATTCGCACGTCTCGGGAGTAGCACTAGAGGACGGTCGAGTCTTGCCTGCCGACCTGGTGGTCGTGGGAATCGGCGCAACTCCTGCCACCGAGTGGCTGGCGTCGTCCGGCCTACCGATTACCAACGGTCTGGAATGCGACGCGTCGCTGCATGTCCGCGGCACCGACCGGATTTTCGCGGCAGGCGACATCGCCCGATGGGCACACGGCTTCTACGGTTCGGACCTGCGGATCGAGCACTGGACCAATGCCAATGAGCACGCCGGGATCATTGCCGCCGACGTGATGGGTACGTCCGTCCCACATGCTCAGGTGCCGTACGTCTGGTCCGACCAGTACGGCCATCGGATCCAGATCGTGGGCCGTCCGGGCGACGGCGCCGTGGCGATCTCTCACGGCACGGTCGAGTGCGGGCTTGTCGCGGTATACGCGGACGAGGCCGGCATCGTGACCGGCGCGTTGGTCGTGGACGACCCGCGGATGTTGATGAAGTGCCGAAAGGCCGTGACCAAGCGCGTTGCGGTTACCGACCTGGATCTGGGCCTGACGCCCGCTCGTCCGGTGTGA
- a CDS encoding alpha/beta fold hydrolase, with protein sequence MALTEEGLIEVPGMMSRWVRLASGAKAHYMTSGTTGPAVVLLHGGLPGSSGTAGWRFMAPFLGANGFRVYCPDMPAFGLSDDREEFWPEGVHSYVDFIHEFTTALCLDEFHLSGNSMGCMNTTNYVVAHPERVLSFALIAGDIGDVVPAGLKPPAKVELTQYDGTREGMRSMMSAIIHRGEAINDDLIEMRFAAAERGKEAHAQFWPGLLQYGRIIPWEDPNIEARLSTKGRLDKLTIPGIYLYGTEDVLTPVEWGYEQEKVLPNIQFFYPEETGHQGQTDSPEIFNQVFLEFFRDGQVSRQSADAAGVSKLRPELPDLVAQV encoded by the coding sequence ATGGCGTTGACGGAAGAGGGACTCATCGAGGTTCCGGGAATGATGAGTCGCTGGGTTCGGCTCGCGAGTGGCGCGAAGGCCCACTACATGACCTCCGGCACGACCGGCCCGGCCGTCGTGCTGCTGCACGGTGGCCTTCCAGGCTCGTCGGGCACGGCGGGGTGGCGCTTCATGGCACCGTTCCTGGGGGCCAACGGTTTCCGGGTCTACTGCCCGGACATGCCGGCATTCGGTCTGTCGGACGACCGTGAGGAGTTCTGGCCCGAAGGCGTCCACAGCTATGTCGACTTCATCCATGAGTTCACGACTGCACTCTGCCTCGACGAGTTCCACCTGTCCGGCAACTCGATGGGCTGTATGAACACGACCAACTACGTTGTGGCCCATCCGGAGAGGGTGCTGAGCTTCGCGCTGATCGCCGGTGACATCGGCGACGTCGTACCCGCCGGGCTCAAGCCGCCGGCCAAGGTCGAGCTGACGCAGTACGACGGCACCCGTGAAGGAATGCGCTCGATGATGAGCGCCATCATCCACCGAGGCGAAGCGATCAACGACGACCTGATCGAGATGCGGTTCGCTGCGGCTGAGCGCGGCAAGGAGGCCCACGCGCAGTTCTGGCCCGGTCTGCTCCAGTACGGCCGGATCATCCCGTGGGAGGACCCCAATATCGAGGCGCGTCTCTCGACCAAGGGCCGGCTCGACAAGCTCACGATTCCCGGGATCTACCTCTACGGCACCGAGGACGTCTTGACGCCGGTCGAGTGGGGTTACGAGCAGGAGAAGGTCCTGCCGAACATTCAGTTCTTCTATCCCGAAGAGACCGGGCACCAGGGACAGACGGACTCGCCGGAGATCTTCAACCAGGTGTTTCTGGAGTTCTTCCGGGACGGCCAGGTCTCCCGTCAGAGCGCGGATGCAGCCGGTGTGTCCAAGTTGCGTCCCGAGCTTCCCGACCTCGTCGCGCAGGTCTGA
- a CDS encoding alpha/beta fold hydrolase: MSIATEKSSVTAESTSRTVLTSRYKIHYYEAGVGHPVILLHGSGPGATGWSNFRPNIEPLSRQFHVHAVDMPGWGESDTQNDTIGRDHSADLIAFMDELGIEKAALVGNSMGGMTSVETAVRYPERVSHLVSMGAPAPGLDLFSPGGGLSEGLKVLFQAYRVPTPENMKKLVQIMCFDQSMATDELAGLRSAAALAHRGHLDSWNTLWDNPQPPNPYFGLLPDLAKITVPTLALHGRDDRVVSFEHTLRFLAAVPTSRAHIINRCGHWLQIEHADEFNRIITDFVSNA, encoded by the coding sequence ATGAGCATTGCCACCGAGAAGTCCTCGGTCACCGCAGAGAGCACGAGCCGGACGGTCCTGACCAGCCGTTACAAAATCCACTACTACGAGGCCGGAGTCGGCCATCCCGTAATCCTGCTGCACGGCAGCGGTCCGGGCGCGACGGGGTGGAGCAACTTCCGCCCCAACATCGAGCCGCTCTCTCGCCAGTTCCACGTCCACGCGGTCGATATGCCCGGTTGGGGCGAGAGCGACACTCAGAACGACACAATCGGCCGTGATCACTCCGCCGATCTCATCGCGTTCATGGACGAGCTCGGGATCGAAAAGGCTGCCTTGGTCGGCAACTCAATGGGTGGAATGACGTCCGTCGAGACTGCCGTCCGCTACCCGGAGCGGGTCAGTCACCTGGTTTCGATGGGCGCACCAGCGCCTGGCCTCGACCTCTTCAGCCCCGGAGGCGGCCTCTCCGAGGGCCTGAAAGTTCTCTTCCAGGCATACCGAGTGCCCACACCGGAGAACATGAAGAAGCTCGTACAGATCATGTGCTTCGATCAGTCGATGGCCACGGACGAACTTGCCGGGCTGCGTTCGGCTGCAGCACTCGCCCACAGAGGGCACCTCGATAGCTGGAACACGTTGTGGGACAACCCACAGCCGCCCAACCCGTATTTCGGGTTGCTTCCCGATCTCGCCAAGATCACGGTGCCGACGCTCGCTCTGCACGGACGAGATGATCGGGTCGTGAGCTTCGAGCACACTCTGCGCTTCCTGGCTGCGGTTCCGACGTCACGTGCTCACATCATCAACCGCTGCGGTCACTGGCTACAGATCGAGCATGCCGATGAGTTCAACCGCATCATCACCGATTTTGTGAGCAACGCCTGA
- a CDS encoding extradiol ring-cleavage dioxygenase — MAEVIGLGMTHYPMLAGADTHMANLMKSVLKDPDIPEDRKDPDNWSALAQSEWGDDQGTTAAAGHRAQLRKGLDKVRAALDDFEPDVVLVWGDDQYENFREEVIPSFCVLAYADTEVEPFAVLKLLDVPNVWGLPDEERFTMKGDPKFAKQIATAVLNDGIDVAYSYEQREGIHFPHAFGNTQIFLDYDNVGKEFPYPVIPLAVNCYGEHVIARKGGIARFADIKAGENLDPPGPSPLRCFQFGQAIGRAARASDKRVALIASASWSHAFLNDKDWHLRPDIEADRALYDAMVACDYEAWKKVTTREVIEAGQHEMLNWFCLLGAMSELDLKLEWSEFVETEVLNSNKTFAIYR; from the coding sequence ATGGCAGAAGTGATAGGTCTCGGTATGACTCACTACCCGATGCTGGCCGGTGCGGACACGCACATGGCAAACCTGATGAAGAGCGTTCTGAAAGATCCAGATATCCCCGAGGATCGCAAGGACCCGGACAACTGGTCCGCGTTAGCGCAAAGCGAGTGGGGTGACGATCAGGGGACCACTGCCGCGGCCGGTCACCGGGCGCAGCTGCGCAAGGGACTCGACAAGGTCCGCGCCGCGCTCGACGACTTCGAACCCGATGTTGTCCTGGTGTGGGGCGACGACCAGTACGAGAACTTTCGAGAGGAGGTCATCCCGTCTTTCTGCGTCCTGGCGTATGCGGACACAGAGGTTGAGCCCTTCGCGGTGTTGAAGTTGCTCGATGTCCCCAACGTTTGGGGTCTTCCGGACGAGGAGCGGTTCACGATGAAGGGCGACCCCAAGTTCGCCAAGCAGATCGCGACTGCCGTGCTCAACGACGGCATCGATGTCGCCTACTCGTACGAGCAGCGTGAAGGGATCCACTTCCCGCACGCGTTCGGCAACACTCAGATCTTTCTCGACTACGACAACGTCGGTAAGGAGTTCCCGTATCCGGTGATTCCCTTGGCGGTCAACTGCTACGGCGAGCACGTCATCGCGCGCAAGGGCGGCATCGCCCGCTTCGCCGACATCAAGGCAGGGGAGAATCTCGATCCTCCGGGACCGTCCCCGTTACGCTGTTTCCAGTTCGGCCAGGCCATCGGTCGTGCCGCACGTGCCAGCGACAAGCGCGTCGCGCTGATTGCCTCGGCGAGTTGGTCACACGCCTTCCTGAACGACAAGGACTGGCACCTGCGTCCGGACATCGAGGCTGACCGCGCGTTGTACGACGCGATGGTCGCATGCGACTACGAGGCATGGAAGAAGGTCACAACGCGTGAGGTCATCGAGGCAGGCCAGCATGAGATGCTCAACTGGTTTTGTCTGCTGGGTGCGATGTCCGAGCTCGATCTGAAGCTCGAGTGGAGCGAGTTCGTGGAGACCGAGGTTCTCAACTCCAACAAGACGTTCGCGATCTACCGCTGA
- a CDS encoding IclR family transcriptional regulator: MNDPLAHGSRTPEPPSILSKAFDLLRAFNNNERVMTLSELSRASGLPKSTVHRLIARLIDLDAIEQHRSGYKLGLGLLELAANTPAGSMRDMAMPYLAALHRWSGQTVHLAVLRRYDVVYLEKLANPVAPTGPSGVGVRLPANCTAVGKALLSWENLEDLEAFLPSPMPMLTPRSITNVEDFVIELRKIRTSGIAYEHNEAQLGQACVAAPIVVHDVAIGAISISHRADTDTGQKIVNALRDTAAQIAKGSRGGLAQGRAHWFPREL, from the coding sequence GTGAATGACCCTCTCGCCCATGGGTCTCGGACCCCCGAGCCACCATCGATCCTGTCCAAGGCGTTCGACCTCCTCCGCGCCTTCAACAACAACGAACGGGTCATGACACTCAGCGAGCTGTCGCGCGCGTCGGGCTTACCCAAGTCCACCGTGCATCGGCTGATCGCTCGGCTGATCGACCTCGATGCCATCGAGCAGCACCGCTCCGGCTACAAGCTGGGGCTGGGACTGCTGGAACTTGCGGCCAACACGCCGGCCGGCAGCATGCGCGACATGGCGATGCCTTACCTCGCCGCACTCCACCGGTGGTCGGGCCAGACCGTCCACCTCGCGGTGCTGCGGCGCTACGACGTCGTCTATCTGGAGAAGCTCGCCAATCCCGTTGCCCCGACCGGCCCTTCCGGTGTCGGTGTCCGTCTCCCGGCCAACTGCACAGCCGTCGGTAAGGCATTGCTGTCCTGGGAGAACCTCGAAGACCTCGAGGCGTTCCTCCCCTCGCCCATGCCCATGCTGACGCCGCGGTCGATCACGAACGTCGAGGATTTTGTGATCGAGCTCCGCAAGATCCGCACCAGCGGCATCGCCTATGAGCACAACGAGGCACAGCTCGGCCAGGCCTGCGTCGCAGCCCCGATCGTGGTTCACGACGTCGCGATCGGCGCGATCTCGATCTCCCACCGCGCCGATACCGATACCGGTCAGAAGATCGTGAATGCCTTGCGTGACACCGCAGCCCAGATCGCAAAGGGGTCCCGTGGGGGCCTGGCTCAGGGACGAGCGCACTGGTTTCCGCGCGAGCTCTGA
- a CDS encoding amidohydrolase family protein has product MFTDAPGTHCGTTVDVHAHHFPRGLDDFAARTGDRRWPCLVRDDDSSGRIMLGDSEFRKVRSALWDVTHRVGELDVAGIDVQLVSPVPITLTDWAPPQEAADFARAMNDGIAEDVAAADGRLLGLGALPVQDIDAAVVELERAVRTLGLRGVEIGCRLAGRELDDPAVRPLFEAAAALGAVVYVHPLGGGDGALRRTGQPYDFGLGMLTDTALAAGALVFGGVLRDLPELRVVMSHGCGTFPWSLPRLRLGAVLAGDTDHDHDDLARRLWVDTLVFDAEHLALLVRRFGAEHVMIGTDHPFIAGQLEGQQTQVRDAVDAGILTAEQALGVLGTNALDLVRGSRLTSGAEATAP; this is encoded by the coding sequence ATGTTCACCGATGCCCCAGGTACCCACTGCGGAACGACGGTTGACGTCCACGCACATCATTTCCCACGTGGGCTCGACGATTTCGCGGCGCGTACGGGCGACAGACGGTGGCCCTGCCTGGTCCGCGACGACGACAGTTCGGGCCGGATCATGCTTGGTGACAGCGAGTTTCGGAAGGTCCGCTCTGCCCTGTGGGACGTGACCCACCGGGTCGGTGAGCTCGACGTTGCAGGGATCGATGTGCAGCTCGTGTCGCCCGTCCCGATCACGCTGACCGATTGGGCACCTCCGCAGGAGGCTGCGGATTTCGCCCGTGCCATGAACGACGGCATCGCCGAGGATGTAGCCGCCGCTGACGGTCGATTGCTGGGCCTCGGTGCGCTACCGGTCCAGGATATCGACGCAGCAGTCGTCGAGCTCGAGCGCGCGGTGAGGACGCTCGGGCTACGAGGTGTCGAGATAGGCTGCCGACTGGCGGGCCGCGAGCTTGACGACCCGGCGGTACGACCGCTCTTCGAGGCCGCTGCCGCGCTGGGTGCCGTCGTCTACGTACACCCACTGGGAGGGGGAGACGGAGCACTGCGTCGCACCGGTCAGCCGTACGATTTCGGTCTCGGCATGTTGACCGACACGGCGCTCGCCGCGGGAGCTCTGGTATTCGGGGGAGTCCTACGGGACCTGCCCGAGCTGCGTGTCGTGATGTCGCACGGCTGCGGAACCTTCCCCTGGTCGTTGCCGCGCCTTCGCCTCGGTGCCGTCCTCGCCGGCGACACCGACCACGACCACGACGACCTAGCTCGTAGGCTGTGGGTCGACACTCTGGTCTTCGATGCCGAACACCTGGCGCTGTTGGTCCGGCGCTTCGGTGCCGAGCACGTCATGATCGGCACGGATCACCCGTTCATCGCCGGCCAGCTCGAAGGTCAACAGACGCAGGTCCGCGACGCGGTCGATGCTGGAATCCTGACGGCGGAGCAAGCACTCGGGGTGTTGGGGACCAACGCCCTGGATCTTGTCCGAGGCAGCAGGCTCACTTCGGGC